GAAGCGGCCCCCCAGGCTCTCAGCGCGCTCCCGCATCCCGCCCAGGCCCAGGCCACTCCGGGCGTTCCTGTGGTCGCCAGGGCCCGGCCCGTCGTCGTTGACCTCCAGCGTCAGTTCCTCGCCATCTAGAGCCCGTTTTGGAATTTCACGCCTCTCTGGGCGAGCAAATACCATGAGGAATGGCCTCTCAGACGTATGGTTCTGAT
The DNA window shown above is from Deinococcus aerophilus and carries:
- a CDS encoding sensor histidine kinase is translated as MVFARPERREIPKRALDGEELTLEVNDDGPGPGDHRNARSGLGLGGMRERAESLGGRFHLEGGAAGGTRVVAWLPLAPEVDGE